GAGCTTGAAATATTCGGTGAAGAGACGGAGCTTGATAAATCTATCGTTGAAGAAGTGGGAGATCCGCTAGTTCACATTATCAGAAATTCATGCGACCATGGAATAGAGATACCTAAGATTCGTGCAGAGCAGGGTAAAAATGAAACCGGAACAATTAAGCTAAAAGCATATAACGAGGGAAATCAAATCGTTATTCAAATAGACGATGACGGGAAGGGTCTTGATGCAGATATGCTCAAGAGAAAATCCTTAGAAAAAGGTCTTATTACTCAAAAAGAGTCGGACAATATGAGTGACAAAGAGGCGTTTACTCTTATATTTAAACCGGGCTTTTCAACGGCAGCTACTGTAACCAATGTCTCAGGGCGCGGTGTGGGTATGGATGTCGTAAAAACAAACATCGAGAAGTTAAACGGAATTATTGATATCGACAGCGAAGTCGGAATCGGAACATCGATGAAGCTTAAAATCCCACTGACTTTAGCTATTATCCAAGCACTTTTGGTAGGTGTTCAAGAGGAACATTACGCTATTCCGCTGGCTTCGGTTTTAGAGACTGTTAGAATCTCTAAAGATGAAGTTTATACGGTTGAGGGTCGTTCGGTTATGAGATTGCGCGAGGATGTTCTTCCTCTTGTCCATATCGGAGATATTTTTGAAGTTGAGCGCATTTTAGACTCTAGTGAGTATGCATATGTCGTTGTTCTTGGTTTGGGCACAAGCAAACTAGGGCTTATCGTAGATACATTGGTAGGGCAAGAAGAGATAGTTATCAAATCTCTCGGAGAGTTCTTAAAAGGCATAGAAGGTATTGCGGGAGCTACAATACGCGGCGACGGCGGGGTAACGCTTATCGTTGATGTTATAGCTATTATGGATATGTCAAAACGCGTTAAAACAAAAGCGCTAAAAGACACTACATCGGATGCGGCGATGTCAACGCGTGAAAAAACAAAAGCAAGTGATTATACGGTTATGATAGTTGACGACTCTAAAACGGATAGAACTATTATGAGAAAAGCTCTTGAGCCGCTTGGGATAACTTTGGTTGAGGCAGGCGACGGACAAGAGGCACTGAGTATTTTGAAACAGGGTGATTACAATTTCGATGCGATGCTCGTAGATATAGAGATGCCTAGAATGGACGGATATTCTTTGGCAATTGAGATTAAAAAATATAATCGTTATAAAAATTTACCTTTGATTGCCGTAACATCCCGTACCGGTAAATCCGATCGTATGCGCGGCGTAGAATCCGGAATGGTAGAATATATAACAAAACCATACTCTGCTGATTATTTGGCTAGCGTGGTTCAAAGAAATATAAACTTTAAATCGGAGTTTTTAAGATGAGTGATAAATTAAAGCAAGTAATCAGCAAACAAAGAAAACATGAAGAAGATAGTTTAAAACGCTCTGATGATATAGTTCAGTTGGTTGGATTTGTCATAGGGGATGAAGAGTATGCGGTTCCGATTTTAGCTATTCAAGAGATTATTAAACCGTTTCCGTGGACGAGAGTTCCTCAAGTTCCAAAGTATGTCGTAGGCGTTTTTAATATGCGCGGCGCCGTTATACCTCTTATAGATCTTCGTTTAAAATTTGGACTCAGTCCAAAAAAACATAATGAAGAGACAAGATTTATAGTTATGAGACACGGAGACGATATTGCAGGATTTGTAATCGATAGACTTACGATGGCTATTAGAATCAGCAAATCAAAAATCGGACCTGCACCTGAAACTGCTAACGGCGATGATACCGCAATTGACGGTGTCGGAAAACAAGAAGATAGAATTATAACTATCCTTAAAGTAAATAAGCTTTTAGAGAGAGATTTTTAACCTCACTGATATGAATAACTCATCTTTAGATATTATACTTATCGGCGATAAGCTCTCCTTAAAATTTAAAGGAGAGCTTACTCTTTATAACCTCACAAAACATAAAAAAAGAACAGACTCTTTAGATTTAAGTAAAGTTCGCAATATTGTTATAGACCTATCGGAACTAAGCTTTTTGGATAGTGCCGCTTCTATTTTTATAAATAATTTACAAAACCGGCTTTCTTTAAATAGCGCTTTGCAAGTAGAGCTTTTTTGCGACAATACGGAAGTTTTGGATATGCTTGAGTTAGTTAGGGAGCAGAAATTAAACTGTGGAGAAATTTCACATCGCAGAAAAAGAGGTTTTCTGGAAAAACTTGGTGAAAATACATATAAAAATTATATTAGTTTTTTATCTTTTATGTCGTTTATGGGTGAACTTTTTGCAAATAAAATGCACTATATCGAGTCCTATAAAAATATAAGATACAAAGAGATAGCTTTTGAGATAAATGAGTGTGCAATAAAAGCATTCGGCATTGTAGCACTGACTAGTTTTTTGATAGGTTTGGTTGTAGCCTATCAATCGGCATATCAGCTTAAATTGTACGGTGCAAATATATTTATCGTGGATATGTTGGGTATATCGGTTTTAAGAGAGCTTTCACCGCTGATTACGGCGATAGTCATAGCAGGCAGAAGCGGCTCGGCATTTACCGCACAAATAGGCGCTATGAAGATAACTCAAGAGCTTGACGCTATGCAGACGATGGGTTTTGATCCATATAAATTTTTAGTTATTCCTAAAATTGCCGCACTTATGATTACTCTTCCCATACTTATTTTTATATCCGATATTATGGCAGTTATCGGCGGAATTGTTGTCGCAAATTTGGATTTGGGTATTACGGTCGATATGTTTTTGGATAGATTTTCAAATGTTGTCGGCGTCAAACACTTTGTAGTAGGAATTGTAAAGGGACCATTCTTCGCCTTTTTAATCGCATCTATAGCAATATACAGAGGTTTATTGGTAAGAGACGATACTCAAAGCATAGGGTTTAATACGACAAAAAGCGTAGTAGAATCTATTTTTGCGGTTATTATATGTGATGCAGTTTTCTCGATTGCTTTTACAAATTTGGGGATATAATGAATAATATTATTGAAGTAAAAGATGTAAAAACACTCTTTGATAACAGAATTATTCACGACGGAATTAGTATGAGTGTTCCAAAGGGAAGTATTTACGGACTTTTAGGTCCGAGCGGATGCGGTAAAACAACTCTTTTAAGAGAGATGGTAATGCTTCAAAAAATTGACGGCGGTGATATTGAAATACTCGGGCATAAAATCAATAACATTCAATATGAAGATGCTATGTGGCTTAGAAAAAAGTGGGGTGTTTTATTTCAATCGGGAGCGCTCTTTTCATCATTGAGCCTAAAAGAAAATATAGCTCTTCCGCTTGTAGAGTATAGCGATTTATCTAAAGAGATGATTAATGAGATAGTAGCATTTAAGATAAGCATTGTCGGTTTGAAGGCAAGCGATGCCAATCTATATCCGTCTCAAATAAGCGGCGGAATGAAAAAAAAAGCAGCTTTGGCTCGCTCACTTGCTATGGATCCCAAACTTCTATTTTTGGATGAGCCGACAAGCGGATTAGACCCGATTTCTGCCAGAGAATTTGATGCTTTGATATTAAAACTTCGCGAGTTGCTGGATCTGACGATTGTTATGGTTTCACATGATTTAAAGTCAATTTACGATACTGTAGATAAAGTTGCAATTATGGATAATAAAAAAGTAGTGTATGAGGGTAATTTAGATAATATATTTAGTATTGAAAATGAGTTTATAAAGACTTTTTTTCATGGAAATCAAAATTATGTGACAACGCAGAATACTGGTTATATAAAAGAGAAAAGAAGTTATGAATAATAGAGTAAATTATAGTTTGGTCGGCTTTTTAGTGCTTTTTGCATTAGCGGCGATGATGGGATTTGGCTACTGGCTTTTAAAACCGTCCAAAGAAGTTGAGATGAAAATATATGCTATATACTTTGACGAGTCGGTTTTAGGTTTAAATTTGGATGCACCGGTAAAATACAGAGGGATAAATGTCGGTAAAGTTACGGCACTTAATATTAACCCAAAAAATTCGGAACAGGTTGAAATTTTAATAAGCGTTTTAAAAACCACTCCGATAAAAGCATCCACGGTTGCACAGCTTACTTCGCAAGGAATTACGGGACTTAGTTATATAAATTTAAGTTTCGGTGACGGGAATGCTCCGTTTCTTGAAAGAAAAAAAGGAGAAGATTATCCCGTTATAAAAACAATTCCCTCACTGCTTATAAAACTTGAAAATACATTCGGAGATGTTACTTATAATCTATCAGAGACGCTGCAAAGGACAAGAGAGTTGCTAAAAGAGGAGAATCAGGCGGAATTTTCTTTGTTATTAAAAAACAGCGCTGCTTTTGTCTCTAAGATGAATCAAATACTGGATGATGAAACCATTATAAATGTAAAAGAGACTATAAAAAATATTAATAACGCTTCTAAAAAAATAGATGAGATGATGCCTCGTGTTGAGAAATTGATAGATAACAGTATCGGGTGGGAAAATAATATATCCGCTTCTTTTGGCTCAATAGTGAAAAGCTATGGGGGAATTGCAGGCTCTATGAATACATTCAAAGAAGCATTGCAAAGCGGTGATTTTAATCTAAGAGAGATGAGCAGCGATCTTTTACCTACTATGAACAACACGCTTTTTGAGATGCAGAATTTAATTATAAAAATAGAAGACACTCTCGATAAACATGACAGAAGCCCGAGTGATATTATATTTATGAAAGAACAAATTAAAAAAGGTCCGGGAGAGAAATAAGATGAGAACTGTTTTAATTATACTAGCTGTACTGATGAGCGGCTGTGCAACGGTTAAACCTCCGATAACGGAGTATAGAGTCATTACCGAATCTTTTAAAGCGGATAAAGCTTCCGAAGGCTGCAGAGATAAGTCGCTAAAAGTTGCACAAGCGTTTAGCTCCAGCTCTCTTATGTCTTTGAGTATGGATTATATGGAGTCGGACAATAGAGTTTTTTCATACTCACAGTCCAAGTGGCAAGAGTCGCCGAATAACTTGATAACTTCACAACTGCTCAAAAATATAAGAGAAGCGGAAATTTTCAGCAGCGTTGAGACATCAAAATCAAGAAGCAAAAGCAGCCTTATTTTGGAGACAAATATAGAGGAGTTTATGCAGTTTTTCAGCAAAGATATGAAAACTTCATACGCATATGTCGTAATAACTTTAGCGCTAATTGATTCTAAGACAAACAGCGTGATTGCAACTAAAACTTTTAACTCAAAAGTAGATGCAAAAACTCTTGATGCACAGGGTGGGGTAGAGGCGCTAAACGGCGCTTTGTCCAAAATAATTTCTCAAAACATAGATTGGCTTAACGGAGTTTGTAAGTGATACATGAGAGCGAATATAAAAAGCGAAGAGATATTTTAGCCAAGAAGTTTTTAAACAACTCGGTAGGGGTGGTCTTTAGCGCACCGCATACGACTCGTTCACATGATACTCATCATCCGTACAGACAAGACAGCAATTTTTACTACTTAACGGGTTTTAAAGAGGATAACGCATGTCTGCTTTTTTTAAAGACAAAAGATGAAGTAAAAACAGTTTTGTTTGTTCAAAAAAAAGATGAGTTGTTAGAGCTTTGGACAGGTGAGCGGCTAGGTAAAAAAGAGGCAAAAAAAAAGTTCTTGGTTGATAAAGTTTATATAATCGATAATTTTGAAAAAAAGTTTAAAGAGTTAATCAAGGAGAAAAAAAATCTATATTTTGATATAAACTCTAAAAACATAGATATAAAGAAGATTTTAAAATTTGTGGAAGATTTTAAAATAAAAGAAGATATTACAAAACTTATACAAAAAATGAGGCTGATCAAATCTCCTGCAGAGATTGAGATGATCAAAGAGTCGATTGCAATAACGGCAAAAGCTCACCATAGAGCGATGCGTTTTGAGAAAAAAGATAAGTACGAGTATGAGCTTCAAGCAGAGATAGAGCACGAATTTAGAAGAAATGCGGCTTACAGCGATGCGTATACCTCAATCGTTGCATGCGGAAACAGCGCAAATACTCTTCACTACATACAAAATGATAAACCGCTTGTAGACGGAGAGCTTATACTTATAGATGCGGGTTGCGAGCATAACTACTATGCAAGCGACATCACAAGAACGGTTCCCGTAAATGCAAAATTCACACAGCCGCAAAAAGAGCTGTACAATCTTGTTTTAGATACTCAGTTGAAAATTATTGATATGATAAAGCCAAATGTAAAAAGAACCAAACTTCAAGAAGAAGCACAGATGTTGCTTACAAAAGGTATGATTGAGCTTGGCATATTAAAAGGCGAGTATAAAAAACTGATTAAAGAGAAGAAGCATAAAAAATATTATCCGCACGGTATAGGTCACTGGATAGGTATCGATGTTCATGATCCCGCACCGTACAGAGATACTAAAAACAGAGAGATACCGCTGCAAGAGGGGATGGTTTTAACCATTGAACCGGGTATCTATATAGACAAGGAGGATAAAAGCGTGCCTAAAAAATATCGCGGAACAGGTATAAGAATAGAAGATGATATTTTAGTTACAAAAGAGGGATGTGAAAATTTATCTTCTAGCATCGCAAAAACCGTAGAAGAGATAGAGGCTTTAGCGGCAATCTAAAATTTTTTAATTAGACTTTTATAACTAAAAAATCAGATTCCAAATAGAGTTTGGAATGACAAGATTTTTTACTGTCCGCCACCCTGAACTAGACCCTGAATCAAGTTCAGGGTGGCGGACAGTTGGGGGGCATTCCAAGCTTGACTTGGAATTTAGTTATAAGAGTATGTCCAGCCCGTCAAACTTTTATCTTTTGCTTCGCTAAAATTGTTGGAATCTGCTAGAAAATCTATAACAAACATAGGAGCGTTGGGTATGCTTCTCATATCTTCTTGTTTTACCAAAAGCATAGGCATAAGAGTCTCTTGAACTCCCTCTGAAAATCCGACGGGCATTATCTGGCTCATAACTTCAATCGGATTTTTTATGCCCTCTTCATATAAAAATTTATCAAAAATAGCTTTTTGAATATCATTAGGCAGGTTATCAGAAGTATTTAAAAAAATTGTAAAGTGAATCG
The genomic region above belongs to Sulfurimonas sp. and contains:
- a CDS encoding chemotaxis protein CheW, yielding MDEFQEILQDFLVESFELIEQLDQDLVELETRPDDLELLNRIFRVAHTVKGASSFLNFDVLTHLTHHMEDVLNRARHGELVITPDIMDVILESIDLMKTLLNIIRDTSADGGVDVSSCVARLDRCVGGSGEIKTPLSQAAPKVEEEEPEIEFVDAEDEIDYENMGADELEAEIERLLNQRQAEDKVKRAAKKGSSASSSEPEEEFSEEDYEPTIKVPMTVNPTPKPASIRDSSDSDDARAAAPAKKQQVVEQTIRVDVKRLDHLMNLIGELVLAKNRLIKINDDVEERYEGEGFLEELNQVVSIVSLVTTDLQIAVMKTRMLPIGKVFNKFPRMIRDLSRELNKKIELEIFGEETELDKSIVEEVGDPLVHIIRNSCDHGIEIPKIRAEQGKNETGTIKLKAYNEGNQIVIQIDDDGKGLDADMLKRKSLEKGLITQKESDNMSDKEAFTLIFKPGFSTAATVTNVSGRGVGMDVVKTNIEKLNGIIDIDSEVGIGTSMKLKIPLTLAIIQALLVGVQEEHYAIPLASVLETVRISKDEVYTVEGRSVMRLREDVLPLVHIGDIFEVERILDSSEYAYVVVLGLGTSKLGLIVDTLVGQEEIVIKSLGEFLKGIEGIAGATIRGDGGVTLIVDVIAIMDMSKRVKTKALKDTTSDAAMSTREKTKASDYTVMIVDDSKTDRTIMRKALEPLGITLVEAGDGQEALSILKQGDYNFDAMLVDIEMPRMDGYSLAIEIKKYNRYKNLPLIAVTSRTGKSDRMRGVESGMVEYITKPYSADYLASVVQRNINFKSEFLR
- a CDS encoding chemotaxis protein CheW codes for the protein MSDKLKQVISKQRKHEEDSLKRSDDIVQLVGFVIGDEEYAVPILAIQEIIKPFPWTRVPQVPKYVVGVFNMRGAVIPLIDLRLKFGLSPKKHNEETRFIVMRHGDDIAGFVIDRLTMAIRISKSKIGPAPETANGDDTAIDGVGKQEDRIITILKVNKLLERDF
- a CDS encoding MlaE family lipid ABC transporter permease subunit, which translates into the protein MNNSSLDIILIGDKLSLKFKGELTLYNLTKHKKRTDSLDLSKVRNIVIDLSELSFLDSAASIFINNLQNRLSLNSALQVELFCDNTEVLDMLELVREQKLNCGEISHRRKRGFLEKLGENTYKNYISFLSFMSFMGELFANKMHYIESYKNIRYKEIAFEINECAIKAFGIVALTSFLIGLVVAYQSAYQLKLYGANIFIVDMLGISVLRELSPLITAIVIAGRSGSAFTAQIGAMKITQELDAMQTMGFDPYKFLVIPKIAALMITLPILIFISDIMAVIGGIVVANLDLGITVDMFLDRFSNVVGVKHFVVGIVKGPFFAFLIASIAIYRGLLVRDDTQSIGFNTTKSVVESIFAVIICDAVFSIAFTNLGI
- a CDS encoding ATP-binding cassette domain-containing protein encodes the protein MNNIIEVKDVKTLFDNRIIHDGISMSVPKGSIYGLLGPSGCGKTTLLREMVMLQKIDGGDIEILGHKINNIQYEDAMWLRKKWGVLFQSGALFSSLSLKENIALPLVEYSDLSKEMINEIVAFKISIVGLKASDANLYPSQISGGMKKKAALARSLAMDPKLLFLDEPTSGLDPISAREFDALILKLRELLDLTIVMVSHDLKSIYDTVDKVAIMDNKKVVYEGNLDNIFSIENEFIKTFFHGNQNYVTTQNTGYIKEKRSYE
- a CDS encoding MlaD family protein, coding for MNNRVNYSLVGFLVLFALAAMMGFGYWLLKPSKEVEMKIYAIYFDESVLGLNLDAPVKYRGINVGKVTALNINPKNSEQVEILISVLKTTPIKASTVAQLTSQGITGLSYINLSFGDGNAPFLERKKGEDYPVIKTIPSLLIKLENTFGDVTYNLSETLQRTRELLKEENQAEFSLLLKNSAAFVSKMNQILDDETIINVKETIKNINNASKKIDEMMPRVEKLIDNSIGWENNISASFGSIVKSYGGIAGSMNTFKEALQSGDFNLREMSSDLLPTMNNTLFEMQNLIIKIEDTLDKHDRSPSDIIFMKEQIKKGPGEK
- a CDS encoding ABC-type transport auxiliary lipoprotein family protein, giving the protein MRTVLIILAVLMSGCATVKPPITEYRVITESFKADKASEGCRDKSLKVAQAFSSSSLMSLSMDYMESDNRVFSYSQSKWQESPNNLITSQLLKNIREAEIFSSVETSKSRSKSSLILETNIEEFMQFFSKDMKTSYAYVVITLALIDSKTNSVIATKTFNSKVDAKTLDAQGGVEALNGALSKIISQNIDWLNGVCK
- a CDS encoding aminopeptidase P N-terminal domain-containing protein — its product is MIHESEYKKRRDILAKKFLNNSVGVVFSAPHTTRSHDTHHPYRQDSNFYYLTGFKEDNACLLFLKTKDEVKTVLFVQKKDELLELWTGERLGKKEAKKKFLVDKVYIIDNFEKKFKELIKEKKNLYFDINSKNIDIKKILKFVEDFKIKEDITKLIQKMRLIKSPAEIEMIKESIAITAKAHHRAMRFEKKDKYEYELQAEIEHEFRRNAAYSDAYTSIVACGNSANTLHYIQNDKPLVDGELILIDAGCEHNYYASDITRTVPVNAKFTQPQKELYNLVLDTQLKIIDMIKPNVKRTKLQEEAQMLLTKGMIELGILKGEYKKLIKEKKHKKYYPHGIGHWIGIDVHDPAPYRDTKNREIPLQEGMVLTIEPGIYIDKEDKSVPKKYRGTGIRIEDDILVTKEGCENLSSSIAKTVEEIEALAAI